A genomic stretch from Sander vitreus isolate 19-12246 chromosome 17, sanVit1, whole genome shotgun sequence includes:
- the ccnj gene encoding cyclin-J isoform X2 yields the protein MEMKRELELPSYKGQSPQLNLRRYFADLIAIVSNRFRLCPAARHLAVYLLDLFMDRYDVTVQQLHMVSLSCLLLASKFEEREDRVPKLETLNSLGCMSSMNLVLTKQGLLHMELLLLETFQWNLYLPTAAHFIEYYLSIAVHEGDLHDGWPMTCLEKTKLFMAKYADYFLEVSLQDHVFLCFAPSLVSAACVATSRLILHLSPTWPPRLQRLTGYTWENLVPCAEKLLIAHDGDVKEANKQKCQQPSQQQQQQGQAVYHGSGQTGTVAQYLHWPCVQYPQQAPQPGLAPNHRPASYLSHSTASLQTPNGNTQAIAALQDPKSSITNRAYQVSMHYTCAAPCFDR from the exons atgGAAATgaaaagg GAGCTGGAGTTGCCGTCCTACAAAGGCCAGTCCCCTCAGCTCAACCTGAGACGATACTTTGCTGACCTCATAGCCATCGTCAGCAACCGCTTCAGGCTGTGTCCCGCAGCCAGACACCTGGCCGTCTACCTCCTGGACCTCTTCATGGACCGCTATGATGTCACGGTGCAGCAGCTCCACATGGTCTCGCTCTCATGTCTTCTGCTGGCCA GTAAATTTGAGGAAAGGGAGGACCGGGTGCCCAAGCTGGAGACCCTGAACAGCCTGGGCTGCATGAGCTCCATGAACCTGGTCCTGACCAAGCAGGGTTTACTTCACATGGAGCTGCTCCTGCTGGAAACCTTCCAGTGGAACCTGTACCTCCCGACAGCCGCACATTTCATAGAATACTACCTGTCTATTGCCGTCCACGAGGGAGACCTCCACGATGGCTGGCCTATGACCTGCCTGGAGAAGACCAAACTATTCATGGCCAAGTATGCTGATTACTTCCTGGAGGTTTCCTTGCAGG atcatgtgtttttgtgttttgcccCCTCGCTGGTGTCTGCTGCGTGCGTGGCCACCTCCCGCCTCATCCTCCACCTGTCCCCTACATGGCCGCCCCGACTGCAGCGCCTTACAGGCTACACATGGGAGAACCTAGTCCCATGTGCCGAGAAACTCCTCAT tgcACATGACGGTGACGTCAAAGAGGCCAACAAGCAGAAGTGCCAGCAGcccagccagcagcagcagcaacagggcCAGGCGGTGTACCACGGTTCAGGCCAGACAGGCACTGTGGCCCAGTACCTGCACTGGCCCTGTGTGCAGTATCCCCAGCAGGCTCCGCAGCCGGGCCTGGCCCCTAACCACAGGCCTGCTTCCTACCTCAGTCACTCCACCGCCAGCCTGCAGACTCCTAACGGCAACACCCAGGCCATCGCTGCCCTACAGGATCCAAAGTCCAGCATTACTAACCGGGCTTACCAAGTCAGCATGCACTACACCTGCGCTGCTCCATGCTTTGACAGATGA
- the ccnj gene encoding cyclin-J isoform X1, with product MELEDQWWKGQLAADIYKALRYKELELPSYKGQSPQLNLRRYFADLIAIVSNRFRLCPAARHLAVYLLDLFMDRYDVTVQQLHMVSLSCLLLASKFEEREDRVPKLETLNSLGCMSSMNLVLTKQGLLHMELLLLETFQWNLYLPTAAHFIEYYLSIAVHEGDLHDGWPMTCLEKTKLFMAKYADYFLEVSLQDHVFLCFAPSLVSAACVATSRLILHLSPTWPPRLQRLTGYTWENLVPCAEKLLIAHDGDVKEANKQKCQQPSQQQQQQGQAVYHGSGQTGTVAQYLHWPCVQYPQQAPQPGLAPNHRPASYLSHSTASLQTPNGNTQAIAALQDPKSSITNRAYQVSMHYTCAAPCFDR from the exons ATGGAGCTAGAGGACCAATGGTGGAAAGGACAACTCGCTGCAGATATATACAAGGCGCTACGATACAAA GAGCTGGAGTTGCCGTCCTACAAAGGCCAGTCCCCTCAGCTCAACCTGAGACGATACTTTGCTGACCTCATAGCCATCGTCAGCAACCGCTTCAGGCTGTGTCCCGCAGCCAGACACCTGGCCGTCTACCTCCTGGACCTCTTCATGGACCGCTATGATGTCACGGTGCAGCAGCTCCACATGGTCTCGCTCTCATGTCTTCTGCTGGCCA GTAAATTTGAGGAAAGGGAGGACCGGGTGCCCAAGCTGGAGACCCTGAACAGCCTGGGCTGCATGAGCTCCATGAACCTGGTCCTGACCAAGCAGGGTTTACTTCACATGGAGCTGCTCCTGCTGGAAACCTTCCAGTGGAACCTGTACCTCCCGACAGCCGCACATTTCATAGAATACTACCTGTCTATTGCCGTCCACGAGGGAGACCTCCACGATGGCTGGCCTATGACCTGCCTGGAGAAGACCAAACTATTCATGGCCAAGTATGCTGATTACTTCCTGGAGGTTTCCTTGCAGG atcatgtgtttttgtgttttgcccCCTCGCTGGTGTCTGCTGCGTGCGTGGCCACCTCCCGCCTCATCCTCCACCTGTCCCCTACATGGCCGCCCCGACTGCAGCGCCTTACAGGCTACACATGGGAGAACCTAGTCCCATGTGCCGAGAAACTCCTCAT tgcACATGACGGTGACGTCAAAGAGGCCAACAAGCAGAAGTGCCAGCAGcccagccagcagcagcagcaacagggcCAGGCGGTGTACCACGGTTCAGGCCAGACAGGCACTGTGGCCCAGTACCTGCACTGGCCCTGTGTGCAGTATCCCCAGCAGGCTCCGCAGCCGGGCCTGGCCCCTAACCACAGGCCTGCTTCCTACCTCAGTCACTCCACCGCCAGCCTGCAGACTCCTAACGGCAACACCCAGGCCATCGCTGCCCTACAGGATCCAAAGTCCAGCATTACTAACCGGGCTTACCAAGTCAGCATGCACTACACCTGCGCTGCTCCATGCTTTGACAGATGA